From one Conexibacter woesei Iso977N genomic stretch:
- a CDS encoding cobalamin B12-binding domain-containing protein, whose product MSATPTQRKIRVVVAKPGLDGHDRGAKIIARALRDAGMEVIYTGLHQTPEQIVETVIQEDADAVGLSILSGAHMTLVPRIVDLLKQQGIDDVLVTVGGTIPNDDIAPLKELGVSEVFTPGAPTQDIIDFIRSAVEASPRQGV is encoded by the coding sequence ATGTCTGCGACTCCCACTCAGCGCAAGATCCGCGTCGTCGTCGCCAAGCCCGGCCTCGACGGACACGACCGCGGAGCCAAGATCATCGCGCGCGCCCTGCGCGATGCCGGCATGGAGGTGATCTACACCGGGTTGCACCAGACCCCGGAGCAGATCGTCGAGACCGTGATCCAGGAGGACGCCGACGCCGTCGGGCTGTCGATCCTCTCCGGGGCCCACATGACGCTGGTCCCCCGCATCGTCGACCTGCTCAAGCAGCAGGGCATCGACGACGTCCTCGTCACCGTCGGGGGCACGATCCCCAACGACGACATCGCGCCGCTGAAGGAGCTCGGAGTGTCCGAGGTCTTCACGCCGGGCGCGCCGACGCAGGACATCATCGACTTCATCCGGTCCGCCGTCGAGGCCTCGCCTCGGCAGGGCGTCTAG
- a CDS encoding acyl-CoA mutase large subunit family protein: MAATPEQTKPTTQPVTHDEWLAAYGATPERDAEFISLSGEEVAPLYTAADVNDAPDHIGLPGAFPYTRGVYPSMYRGRLWTMRQFAGFGTAEETNERFHYLLDHGQTGLSTAFDMPSLMGHDSDSPMSLGEVGREGVAVDTLDDMQDLFKGIDLGEVSVSMTINAPAAIMMAFYVVAAERQGIAPENLAGTIQADILKEYIAQKEWCFPIDPAMRLMGDMVEWCTHTMPRWHPVSISGYHIREAGATAQQELAFTLKDGLTYVQQAVDRGLDVDAFAPRLSFFFNAQIDFFEEIAKYRAARRIWARELRDTFGAKNPKSLLMRFHTQTAGVSLTAQQPLNNITRTAIEALAGVLGGTQSLHTNSYDEALALPTEEAVRIALRTQQVIAHETGVTSTIDPLGGSYYVESLTDRMEEAAYDYFRRIDELGGMVEAVKQNFCQREIADASYELQGRIDHGERIVVGVNKYTEGDDHQTAILRIDPALERKQVGRVQAVRAKRESSEVQRALTALKTAAVDEGENLMPHLLDAARVHASEGEIIHALQEVFGSYTETPVF, from the coding sequence ATGGCCGCGACACCCGAGCAGACCAAGCCGACCACCCAGCCCGTCACCCACGACGAGTGGCTCGCCGCCTACGGCGCCACGCCCGAGCGCGACGCCGAGTTCATCTCGCTGTCGGGCGAGGAGGTCGCCCCGCTCTACACGGCCGCCGACGTCAACGACGCGCCCGACCACATCGGCCTGCCCGGCGCGTTCCCGTACACGCGCGGCGTCTACCCGTCGATGTACCGCGGCCGCCTCTGGACGATGCGCCAGTTCGCCGGCTTCGGCACGGCCGAGGAGACCAACGAGCGCTTCCACTACCTGCTCGACCACGGCCAGACCGGGCTGAGCACCGCCTTCGACATGCCGTCGCTGATGGGCCACGACAGCGACAGCCCGATGTCGCTCGGCGAGGTCGGGCGCGAGGGCGTCGCCGTCGACACGCTCGACGACATGCAGGACCTCTTCAAGGGCATCGACCTCGGCGAGGTCAGCGTGTCGATGACCATCAACGCGCCCGCGGCGATCATGATGGCCTTCTACGTCGTGGCGGCCGAACGCCAGGGCATCGCGCCCGAGAACCTCGCGGGCACGATCCAGGCCGACATCCTGAAGGAGTACATCGCCCAGAAGGAGTGGTGCTTCCCGATCGACCCAGCGATGCGGTTGATGGGGGACATGGTCGAGTGGTGCACCCACACCATGCCGCGGTGGCACCCGGTCTCGATCTCCGGCTACCACATCCGCGAAGCGGGTGCGACTGCTCAGCAAGAGCTCGCGTTCACGCTCAAGGACGGGTTGACCTACGTCCAGCAGGCCGTCGACCGCGGGCTCGACGTGGACGCCTTCGCGCCGCGCCTGTCGTTCTTCTTCAACGCGCAGATCGACTTCTTCGAGGAGATCGCCAAGTACCGCGCCGCCCGCCGGATCTGGGCGCGCGAGCTGCGCGACACCTTCGGGGCCAAGAACCCCAAGTCGCTGCTGATGCGCTTCCACACGCAGACCGCGGGCGTCAGCCTCACGGCCCAGCAGCCGCTGAACAACATCACGCGCACGGCGATCGAGGCGCTCGCCGGCGTCCTCGGCGGCACGCAGTCGCTGCACACCAACTCCTACGACGAGGCGCTCGCGCTCCCGACCGAGGAGGCCGTCCGGATCGCGCTGCGCACCCAGCAGGTGATCGCGCACGAGACCGGCGTCACGTCCACCATCGACCCGCTCGGCGGCTCCTACTACGTCGAGTCGCTGACCGATCGCATGGAGGAGGCGGCCTACGACTACTTCCGCCGCATCGACGAGCTCGGCGGGATGGTCGAGGCCGTCAAGCAGAACTTCTGCCAGCGCGAGATCGCCGACGCCTCCTACGAGCTGCAGGGCCGGATCGACCACGGCGAGCGGATCGTCGTCGGCGTCAACAAGTACACCGAGGGCGACGACCACCAGACGGCGATCCTGCGCATCGACCCGGCGCTGGAGCGCAAGCAGGTCGGCCGCGTCCAGGCCGTCCGGGCCAAGCGCGAGTCGTCCGAGGTGCAGCGCGCGCTGACCGCGCTGAAGACCGCCGCCGTCGACGAGGGCGAGAACCTCATGCCGCACCTCCTGGACGCGGCGCGGGTTCACGCCAGCGAAGGTGAGATCATCCATGCCCTGCAAGAGGTGTTCGGCTCCTACACCGAGACCCCGGTGTTCTAG
- a CDS encoding DUF1385 domain-containing protein, whose amino-acid sequence MADAPTKPDGASVAVGDGAFGDQLVAQRDAPVGGQAVLEGVMMRGISTWAVAVRKPLPEQLHEGGLEAEEIPLGEIEVTTEPLTSVLKKHRVLRLPLIRGVAALGESLAIGFKALGISANAQLPEEEQEISGGVWAGTVVVAVLLAVGLFFVIPVGLTSLIKDQLHSSFLFWLVEGVLRTGIFLGYLLLLSRLRDLRRVFEYHGAEHKTISCYEAGLELTPVNAQKFSRLHPRCGTSFLLVVMIVAIFVFAPIGLPAWYWLVLTRIVGVPLIAGISFELIKFAGKNRRRGWVRAIMWPGLMLQKLTTREPDLDQLAVAIAAMNAVLELEDPMGYTDQDLVGVEVVA is encoded by the coding sequence ATGGCCGACGCACCGACCAAGCCCGACGGCGCCTCCGTCGCCGTCGGTGACGGTGCGTTCGGCGATCAGCTCGTTGCGCAGCGTGACGCACCCGTAGGCGGCCAGGCCGTCCTCGAGGGCGTCATGATGCGCGGCATCTCGACCTGGGCGGTGGCGGTCCGCAAGCCGCTGCCCGAGCAGCTCCACGAGGGCGGGCTCGAGGCCGAGGAGATCCCACTCGGCGAGATCGAGGTCACGACCGAGCCGCTGACGTCGGTGCTCAAGAAGCACCGCGTGCTGCGCCTGCCGCTGATCCGCGGCGTGGCCGCGCTCGGCGAGTCGCTCGCGATCGGCTTCAAGGCCCTCGGCATCAGCGCCAACGCGCAGCTGCCCGAGGAGGAGCAGGAGATCTCCGGCGGCGTCTGGGCCGGGACGGTCGTCGTCGCCGTGCTGCTCGCGGTCGGCCTGTTCTTCGTCATCCCGGTCGGGCTGACGTCGCTGATCAAGGACCAGCTGCACTCGTCGTTCCTGTTCTGGCTCGTCGAGGGCGTCCTGCGCACCGGCATCTTCCTCGGCTACCTGCTGCTGCTCTCGCGCCTGCGCGACCTGCGCCGCGTGTTCGAGTACCACGGCGCCGAGCACAAGACGATCTCCTGCTACGAGGCCGGGTTGGAGCTGACGCCGGTCAACGCGCAGAAGTTCTCGCGCCTGCACCCGCGCTGCGGCACGAGCTTCCTGCTCGTCGTGATGATCGTCGCCATCTTCGTCTTCGCCCCGATCGGCCTGCCCGCCTGGTACTGGCTGGTCCTCACGCGCATCGTCGGCGTGCCGCTGATCGCGGGCATCTCGTTCGAGCTGATCAAGTTCGCCGGCAAGAACCGCCGGCGCGGCTGGGTCCGGGCCATCATGTGGCCGGGCCTGATGCTGCAGAAGCTCACGACCCGCGAGCCCGACCTCGACCAGCTCGCAGTCGCCATCGCCGCCATGAACGCCGTCCTGGAGCTGGAGGACCCCATGGGGTACACCGACCAGGATCTCGTCGGCGTCGAAGTCGTGGCGTGA
- a CDS encoding electron transfer flavoprotein-ubiquinone oxidoreductase translates to MAGHNGNGRVAPAAYPPPVDPQKEFIKRELDPEDERIDVGVAIVGGGTAGLATANRLLQLLADDPETMERLGEVPVAVIEKAKVCGGHNLSGAVVRPESLLELYPDLTREDWRREGWAFGEVHKESVYMTPTSRISLPLWPIPPNFKNHGNEVISVSALARYQQKIAEEAGAYVLTETAATQLLVDEGRVKGVRSGDKGRGKDGEPLGNFEPGTDITAQFTVLAEGCWGHLTGPAIREFDLAEGAEPQTWELGVKEIWKVARPLDRVIHTIGPWPVKLSAKYGQIGGTWIYPMKDEKTGDDLVSIGFVVDLDYADATTSAHDLLQQFKLHPLVKKILEGGERVGWGAKALPGGGYWSMPKLTMPGALLVGDAGGMVDTVALKGVHHCVKAGILAGDAIYDALKNGKTSLESYEDAVEDSSIGKELYQVRNGRQPFQRGFIRGALPVNLAIATKGKLPAGKLAWHRQDQKPMFIGKTKDGYPKPDGKYTFDKLSSVFITGNATRDDAPNHIRVRRNVPREVAETWRWMCPAGVYEIPDEAPETGNVDVIVNYTNCVQCGAITAKGGRLTTPEGGDGPLYQQT, encoded by the coding sequence ATGGCCGGCCACAACGGCAACGGTCGGGTGGCACCGGCGGCGTACCCGCCGCCGGTCGACCCGCAGAAGGAGTTCATCAAGCGGGAGCTGGATCCCGAGGACGAGCGCATCGACGTCGGCGTCGCCATCGTTGGCGGCGGCACGGCGGGGCTCGCCACGGCCAACCGGCTCCTGCAGCTCCTCGCCGACGATCCGGAGACGATGGAGCGCCTCGGCGAGGTCCCCGTCGCGGTGATCGAGAAGGCGAAGGTCTGCGGCGGGCACAACCTGTCCGGCGCGGTCGTCCGTCCCGAGTCGCTCCTGGAGCTCTACCCCGACCTGACGCGCGAGGACTGGCGCAGGGAAGGGTGGGCGTTCGGCGAGGTCCACAAGGAGTCGGTGTACATGACACCGACCTCGAGGATCTCGCTGCCGTTGTGGCCGATCCCGCCGAACTTCAAGAACCACGGCAACGAGGTCATCTCGGTGTCGGCGCTGGCCCGCTACCAGCAGAAGATCGCGGAGGAGGCCGGGGCCTACGTCCTGACCGAGACCGCGGCGACGCAGCTGCTCGTCGACGAGGGCCGCGTCAAGGGCGTGCGCTCCGGCGACAAGGGCCGCGGCAAGGACGGCGAGCCGCTGGGCAACTTCGAGCCCGGCACGGACATCACCGCGCAGTTCACGGTGCTGGCCGAGGGCTGCTGGGGCCACCTGACCGGTCCCGCGATCCGCGAGTTCGACCTGGCCGAGGGCGCCGAGCCCCAGACCTGGGAGCTCGGGGTCAAGGAGATCTGGAAGGTCGCCAGGCCGCTGGACCGCGTGATCCACACGATCGGCCCGTGGCCGGTCAAGCTGTCGGCCAAGTACGGCCAGATCGGCGGCACGTGGATCTACCCGATGAAGGACGAGAAGACGGGCGACGACCTCGTGTCGATCGGCTTCGTCGTCGACCTCGACTACGCGGACGCCACGACCTCGGCCCACGACCTGCTGCAGCAGTTCAAGCTGCACCCGCTGGTCAAGAAGATCCTCGAGGGCGGCGAGCGCGTCGGCTGGGGCGCCAAGGCGCTGCCGGGCGGCGGCTACTGGTCGATGCCCAAGCTGACGATGCCGGGCGCGCTGCTGGTCGGCGACGCCGGCGGCATGGTCGACACGGTGGCGCTCAAGGGCGTTCACCACTGCGTCAAGGCGGGCATCCTGGCCGGCGACGCGATCTACGACGCCCTCAAGAACGGCAAGACCTCGCTGGAGTCCTACGAGGACGCCGTCGAGGACTCGTCGATCGGCAAGGAGCTGTACCAGGTCCGCAACGGCCGCCAGCCGTTCCAGAGGGGCTTCATCCGCGGCGCGCTGCCGGTCAACCTGGCGATCGCGACCAAGGGCAAGCTCCCGGCGGGCAAGCTCGCGTGGCACAGGCAGGACCAGAAGCCGATGTTCATCGGCAAGACCAAGGACGGCTATCCCAAGCCGGACGGGAAGTACACGTTCGACAAGCTGTCGTCGGTCTTCATCACGGGCAACGCGACCCGCGATGACGCCCCGAACCACATCCGCGTGCGCAGGAACGTGCCGCGCGAGGTGGCCGAGACGTGGCGCTGGATGTGCCCCGCAGGCGTGTACGAGATCCCGGACGAGGCGCCGGAGACCGGCAACGTCGACGTGATCGTCAACTACACCAACTGCGTGCAGTGCGGCGCGATCACGGCCAAGGGCGGTCGCCTGACGACGCCCGAGGGCGGCGACGGGCCGCTGTACCAGCAGACCTGA
- a CDS encoding cupredoxin domain-containing protein produces the protein MKKPLAAGVATLVAAGAIAVPALAASSKTVQVKDNKFVANKITVRKGTTVKWIWKGDAPHNVTVTRGPAKFHTGNRTSGSFSKKLTRAGTYTILCTIHAPGMKMTITVK, from the coding sequence ATGAAGAAGCCGCTCGCCGCAGGCGTCGCGACCCTGGTCGCCGCCGGCGCCATCGCCGTCCCCGCCCTCGCCGCGTCGTCCAAGACCGTCCAGGTCAAGGACAACAAGTTCGTCGCCAACAAGATCACCGTCAGGAAGGGCACGACGGTCAAGTGGATCTGGAAGGGCGACGCCCCGCACAACGTCACGGTCACGAGGGGCCCGGCGAAGTTCCACACCGGCAACAGGACGTCGGGCAGCTTCTCCAAGAAGCTGACGAGGGCCGGGACCTACACGATCCTCTGCACGATCCACGCCCCCGGCATGAAGATGACCATCACGGTCAAGTAG
- a CDS encoding CARDB domain-containing protein produces MRFKVLIAVVGVVALASGATAHASDRVPLSAKVASCLTGADPDARAAAFTGSMPALSGTRRMQMRFQLQQRPGSSTRTRYKRVSVPGWSGWVTSDPGREGFVFTKRVEALTAPAAYRATVTFRWLDARGHAQKTLTRTTPACEEPDPRADLVLASLSATAIAGGQAAYAISVENDGLTEADPFAVTLTIDGRVSNPLTLGPVAPGAQATGSLAAPRCAPGSTITVTLDVAGTVDESVESDDVVQRACPLA; encoded by the coding sequence GTGCGGTTCAAGGTCCTCATCGCGGTTGTTGGTGTTGTCGCTCTGGCGAGCGGCGCGACCGCGCACGCCTCCGACCGGGTGCCGCTGTCGGCGAAGGTGGCCAGCTGCCTGACCGGCGCCGACCCCGACGCGCGCGCCGCGGCGTTCACCGGCTCGATGCCGGCGTTGAGCGGCACCAGGCGCATGCAGATGCGCTTCCAGCTCCAGCAGCGGCCGGGGTCGTCGACGAGGACGAGGTACAAGAGGGTCTCGGTCCCGGGCTGGAGCGGCTGGGTGACCAGCGACCCGGGCCGCGAGGGCTTCGTGTTCACCAAGCGCGTCGAGGCGCTGACCGCGCCCGCGGCCTACCGCGCGACCGTCACGTTCCGGTGGCTGGACGCGCGCGGGCACGCGCAGAAGACGCTGACGCGCACGACGCCGGCCTGCGAGGAGCCCGATCCGCGCGCGGATCTCGTGCTGGCGTCGCTGTCGGCGACGGCGATCGCCGGCGGGCAGGCGGCGTACGCGATCTCGGTCGAGAACGACGGGCTGACCGAGGCCGACCCGTTCGCGGTCACGCTGACGATCGACGGCAGGGTCTCGAACCCGCTGACGCTCGGCCCGGTCGCGCCCGGCGCCCAGGCGACCGGTTCGCTGGCGGCCCCGCGCTGCGCGCCCGGGTCGACGATCACGGTGACGCTGGACGTCGCCGGGACGGTCGACGAGAGCGTCGAGTCCGACGACGTCGTGCAGCGAGCCTGCCCGTTGGCATAG
- a CDS encoding electron transfer flavoprotein subunit alpha/FixB family protein, with translation MSNILVYALHNEGAFNKNSLGAISEASRLAGELGGEAHAVVVGQGIADDLAATLGKYGATKVIKAEAPEGLAAPVIDVFGKLFEGGGYEYAVFGGGLLGFEIGAGLAARVDAGVTMEVTAVNVEGGKLVAERPILGDSSISTSRYKGKGIIIARLNAFELKESGSDAPVENVDADLSAQAQQATIVTRGEQRGADVDIEGASILIAGGRGLGKAEGFELCDDLAKAFGGNAAVAATRAVVDAGWYPYAAQIGQTGKTVAPKLYLAAGISGAIQHKVGMQASENIVAINKDANAPIFEFSDLGIVGDLNKILPKLTEAVKARKG, from the coding sequence ATGAGCAACATCCTGGTCTACGCCCTGCACAACGAGGGCGCCTTCAACAAGAACTCGCTCGGCGCGATCTCCGAGGCCTCGCGCCTCGCGGGTGAGCTGGGCGGCGAGGCCCACGCGGTCGTCGTCGGGCAGGGCATCGCCGACGACCTCGCGGCCACGCTCGGCAAGTACGGCGCGACGAAGGTCATCAAGGCCGAGGCCCCCGAGGGCCTCGCGGCCCCGGTGATCGACGTCTTCGGCAAGCTCTTCGAGGGCGGCGGCTACGAGTACGCCGTCTTCGGCGGCGGCCTGCTCGGCTTCGAGATCGGCGCCGGCCTGGCCGCGCGCGTCGACGCCGGCGTGACGATGGAGGTCACCGCCGTCAACGTCGAGGGCGGCAAGCTGGTCGCCGAGCGCCCGATCCTGGGCGACTCGTCGATCTCGACCTCGCGCTACAAGGGCAAGGGCATCATCATCGCCCGCCTCAACGCGTTCGAGCTCAAGGAGTCCGGCTCCGACGCTCCGGTCGAGAACGTCGACGCCGACCTGTCGGCCCAGGCCCAGCAGGCGACGATCGTCACGCGCGGCGAGCAGCGCGGCGCCGACGTCGACATCGAGGGCGCCTCGATCCTGATCGCCGGCGGCCGTGGCCTCGGCAAGGCCGAGGGCTTCGAGCTCTGCGACGACCTGGCCAAGGCCTTCGGCGGCAACGCGGCGGTCGCCGCGACGCGCGCCGTGGTCGACGCCGGCTGGTACCCCTACGCGGCGCAGATCGGCCAGACGGGCAAGACCGTCGCGCCGAAGCTGTACCTCGCGGCGGGCATCTCCGGCGCGATCCAGCACAAGGTGGGCATGCAGGCGTCGGAGAACATCGTCGCCATCAACAAGGACGCCAACGCCCCGATCTTCGAGTTCTCGGACCTCGGCATCGTCGGCGACCTGAACAAGATCCTGCCCAAGCTGACCGAGGCGGTGAAGGCCCGCAAGGGCTAG
- a CDS encoding MarR family winged helix-turn-helix transcriptional regulator: MGPLRIDPVAEARRHWEERYGDEPARPMAAVTSIMRAQQVLLARLNELVKPYNLTFPRYEALVLLSYTKHGELPIGKLGERLQVHRTSASSIVAALEQDGFVVRTPSTRDGRATLAVITEKGRAAARAATQDLNDAEFGLDALTPDQHELITGTLRTLRLDAGDFVA; encoded by the coding sequence ATGGGCCCCCTGCGGATCGATCCGGTCGCCGAGGCGCGGCGGCACTGGGAGGAGCGCTACGGCGACGAGCCCGCGCGCCCGATGGCCGCGGTCACGTCGATCATGCGCGCCCAGCAGGTCCTGCTGGCCCGGCTCAACGAGCTGGTCAAGCCCTACAACCTGACCTTCCCGCGCTACGAGGCGCTCGTCCTGTTGTCCTACACCAAGCACGGCGAGCTGCCGATCGGCAAGCTCGGCGAGCGCCTCCAGGTCCACCGCACCAGCGCGTCGTCGATCGTCGCCGCGCTGGAGCAGGACGGCTTCGTCGTCCGGACCCCGAGCACCCGCGACGGCCGCGCCACGCTGGCCGTCATCACCGAGAAGGGCCGCGCCGCCGCGCGCGCCGCGACGCAGGACCTCAACGACGCCGAGTTCGGCCTCGACGCGCTCACGCCCGACCAGCACGAGCTGATCACCGGAACCCTCCGTACCCTGCGTCTCGACGCCGGGGACTTCGTGGCCTAA
- the rpmE gene encoding 50S ribosomal protein L31, with protein sequence MKTAIHPEYVVSHVTCTCGNDFYTRSTQAEIHVEVCAECHPFYTGKQKIMDTGGRIDRFKRRQARAAGSKD encoded by the coding sequence ATGAAGACCGCCATCCACCCCGAATACGTCGTCTCGCACGTCACCTGCACCTGCGGCAACGACTTCTACACCCGCTCGACGCAGGCCGAGATCCACGTCGAGGTCTGCGCGGAATGCCACCCGTTCTACACGGGCAAGCAGAAGATCATGGACACGGGCGGCCGCATCGACCGCTTCAAGCGTCGCCAGGCCCGCGCGGCCGGCTCGAAGGACTAG
- a CDS encoding sensor histidine kinase — protein MTLLQRVVAGNALVVFVGALILAVSPATVSPRITGGEAALLAGGAVVAVLANMVVMRRALAPLRALAGEMAAVDLAAPPAVRSGPPREGVAEVAALGRAFDTMLVRLAAERQDSARAAIAAQERERARIGRELHDEVGQALTGVALELRAGELEAAQEALTAAADGVREIMQGLRPEALEDFGLRGALLALASAFAERTGVSPRRDLDQLPALPEETELVVYRVVQEALTNVARHAEGFRSVSLSARHEGDMVVLVIDDDGAGRRGAAPGTGLAGMRERALLAGGTLMVSDRDGGGTVVRLEVRA, from the coding sequence ATGACGCTGCTGCAGCGCGTGGTCGCCGGCAACGCCCTCGTCGTGTTCGTGGGCGCGCTGATCCTCGCCGTCTCCCCCGCCACCGTCAGCCCGCGGATCACCGGCGGCGAGGCGGCGCTGCTGGCGGGCGGCGCGGTCGTGGCGGTGCTCGCCAACATGGTGGTGATGCGCCGGGCGCTGGCGCCGCTGCGGGCGCTGGCGGGCGAGATGGCGGCGGTCGACCTCGCGGCGCCGCCCGCGGTCCGCAGTGGTCCGCCGCGCGAGGGCGTCGCCGAGGTCGCGGCGCTGGGACGGGCGTTCGACACCATGTTGGTGCGGTTGGCCGCCGAGCGCCAGGACAGCGCGCGGGCAGCGATCGCGGCGCAGGAGCGGGAGCGCGCGCGGATCGGGCGCGAGCTGCACGACGAGGTCGGCCAGGCGCTGACCGGCGTCGCGCTGGAGCTGCGCGCCGGCGAGCTGGAGGCCGCGCAGGAGGCGCTGACCGCGGCGGCCGACGGCGTCCGGGAGATCATGCAGGGGCTGCGGCCCGAGGCGCTGGAGGACTTCGGCCTGCGCGGCGCGCTGCTGGCGCTCGCCTCCGCCTTCGCCGAACGCACCGGCGTCAGCCCGCGGCGCGACCTCGATCAGCTGCCCGCGCTGCCGGAGGAGACCGAGTTGGTGGTCTACCGCGTCGTCCAGGAGGCACTGACCAACGTGGCCCGCCACGCGGAGGGCTTCCGCTCGGTGTCGCTCAGCGCCCGGCACGAGGGCGACATGGTGGTGTTGGTCATCGACGACGACGGCGCGGGCCGCCGCGGCGCCGCTCCGGGGACGGGGCTGGCGGGGATGCGCGAGCGGGCGCTGCTGGCCGGCGGCACGTTGATGGTGTCGGATCGCGACGGCGGCGGCACGGTCGTCCGGCTGGAGGTGCGCGCCTGA
- a CDS encoding electron transfer flavoprotein subunit beta/FixA family protein — MKIAVLVKEVPDAAVQKRIDPNSGRLDRSGEKNLNPYDTHAIEAAMQIKEGGAVPVEEIVAVTMGPDSAVRALHKAVSLGADRSVHLSDEALAGSDVAATGYALAQVLKRENPDLVLLGQQSDDGECYTIGAVVAEHLGQPSLTQVIKLDIAGTELTCERQAEYGYDTVKVSLPAVISVGDAINEPRYPSLKAIMGAKKKPLENISAADAGVDAGKVGAEGSNVKCGDFKAPAAKSAGTIIEDEDTDDTVAKIVAWLDERKLLA, encoded by the coding sequence GTGAAGATCGCCGTGTTGGTCAAGGAAGTCCCGGACGCCGCCGTCCAGAAGCGCATCGACCCCAACTCGGGTCGTCTGGATCGCAGCGGTGAGAAGAACCTCAACCCGTATGACACGCATGCCATCGAGGCTGCGATGCAGATCAAGGAGGGTGGCGCCGTCCCGGTCGAGGAGATCGTGGCCGTCACCATGGGCCCCGACTCGGCCGTGCGTGCGTTGCACAAGGCCGTCTCGCTGGGCGCCGACCGCTCCGTGCACCTGAGCGACGAGGCCCTCGCGGGCTCCGACGTCGCCGCGACCGGCTACGCGCTGGCACAGGTGCTCAAGCGTGAGAACCCGGACCTCGTCCTGCTCGGGCAGCAGTCCGACGACGGCGAGTGCTACACGATCGGCGCGGTCGTCGCCGAGCACCTCGGCCAGCCGTCGCTGACCCAGGTCATCAAGCTCGACATCGCCGGCACCGAGCTCACCTGCGAGCGTCAGGCCGAGTACGGCTACGACACCGTCAAGGTCTCGCTGCCCGCCGTCATCTCGGTCGGCGACGCGATCAACGAGCCGCGCTACCCGTCGCTGAAGGCGATCATGGGCGCGAAGAAGAAGCCGCTGGAGAACATCTCCGCCGCTGACGCGGGCGTCGACGCCGGCAAGGTCGGCGCCGAGGGCTCCAACGTCAAGTGCGGTGACTTCAAGGCCCCGGCCGCCAAGTCGGCCGGCACGATCATCGAGGACGAGGACACGGATGACACCGTGGCCAAGATCGTCGCGTGGCTCGACGAGCGCAAGCTCCTCGCCTAG
- a CDS encoding potassium/proton antiporter — protein MEDGTLLLVAGALLAGGLAVAQVGDRLRVPGLVFVIGLGMAIGSDGLGWLHFDDYALAKTIGIVALAAILFEGGLAAGFPEIRPVLRPALSLALLGTTLTAVLAGLAASWLLHFSLLEGLLLGSILAATDGAAIFAVLRGSTLRRRVARTLEGEAGLNDPVAVLLVIGFSTWITTEGYNLVDMAEAFVVELGVGAVAGLAVGGASAWLLRRKPLTTPGLYPVASMATGALAFGIGDALHGSGFLSIYLAGLSLGALPIAEREAMATFHDGLAWVAQLVMFLALGLLVFPDALGSVAVEGTILAVLTAVVARPLAVFVATAGQGFGTGEKAVLGWAGLRGAVPVVLATFPVIEGVPRAQELFAVAFFAVLLSTVVQGTTFEALARRLKVTD, from the coding sequence ATGGAAGACGGCACGCTCCTCCTCGTCGCCGGCGCGCTGCTCGCCGGCGGACTGGCGGTCGCCCAGGTCGGCGACCGCCTGCGCGTCCCGGGCCTGGTCTTCGTGATCGGCCTCGGGATGGCGATCGGCTCCGACGGCCTCGGCTGGCTGCACTTCGACGACTACGCGCTGGCCAAGACGATCGGCATCGTCGCGCTCGCCGCGATCCTCTTCGAGGGCGGCCTGGCCGCCGGCTTCCCGGAGATCCGGCCCGTGCTCAGGCCCGCGCTCAGCCTCGCGCTGCTCGGCACGACGCTGACCGCGGTCCTCGCCGGCCTGGCCGCCTCCTGGCTGCTGCACTTCAGCCTCCTCGAAGGCCTGCTGCTCGGCTCGATCCTCGCCGCCACCGACGGCGCGGCGATCTTCGCCGTGCTGCGCGGCTCGACGCTGCGCCGCCGCGTCGCGCGGACGCTCGAAGGCGAGGCCGGCCTCAACGACCCCGTCGCCGTCCTGCTCGTGATCGGCTTCAGCACCTGGATCACCACCGAGGGCTACAACTTGGTCGACATGGCCGAGGCGTTCGTCGTCGAGCTCGGCGTCGGCGCGGTCGCCGGCCTGGCGGTCGGCGGCGCGAGCGCCTGGCTGCTGCGCCGCAAGCCACTGACCACGCCCGGCCTGTACCCGGTCGCGTCGATGGCGACGGGCGCGCTGGCCTTCGGGATCGGCGACGCGCTGCACGGCTCGGGCTTCCTGTCGATCTACCTCGCGGGGCTGTCGCTCGGCGCGCTGCCGATCGCCGAGCGGGAGGCGATGGCGACCTTCCACGACGGCCTGGCCTGGGTCGCGCAGCTCGTGATGTTCCTGGCCCTCGGCCTGCTCGTCTTCCCGGACGCGCTCGGCTCCGTGGCCGTCGAGGGGACGATCCTCGCGGTGCTGACGGCGGTCGTGGCGCGGCCGCTGGCGGTCTTCGTCGCGACCGCCGGCCAGGGCTTCGGCACGGGCGAGAAGGCCGTGCTCGGCTGGGCCGGCCTGCGCGGGGCGGTGCCGGTCGTGCTCGCGACGTTCCCGGTGATCGAGGGCGTCCCGCGCGCGCAGGAGCTGTTCGCGGTCGCGTTCTTCGCGGTGCTGCTGTCGACCGTGGTCCAGGGCACGACGTTCGAGGCGCTCGCGCGGCGGCTGAAGGTGACCGACTGA